From Amycolatopsis sp. cg9, one genomic window encodes:
- a CDS encoding sulfite exporter TauE/SafE family protein: MISDSATFLLLVLAGVGAGLTGAIAGLASLVSYPALLAAGLPPVLANVTNTVAMLGTTAGAAAGARPELAGQRARIVPLCLITTLGGAAGGFLLLVTPSDAFTAIVPWLIGGAAVVLMAGPRLRRLAEAADHHGLRPATAVGAFFIGVYGGYFGAAAGVLMLALLVSVWSQPLARTNAAKNLVTGSANFLAAIVFAGTGKVVWLAALAVCLGSLGGSWLGSTLVRHLPATPLRIGIGIAGLGLAGVLGWQAYA; this comes from the coding sequence GTGATCAGCGACTCGGCCACCTTCCTGCTCCTCGTGCTCGCCGGGGTGGGGGCCGGGCTCACCGGGGCCATCGCCGGGCTCGCTTCGCTCGTGTCCTACCCGGCGCTGCTCGCCGCCGGGCTGCCGCCGGTCCTCGCCAACGTCACCAACACCGTCGCCATGCTCGGCACCACCGCCGGGGCCGCCGCCGGCGCCCGGCCCGAACTCGCCGGCCAGCGCGCCCGGATCGTCCCGCTCTGCCTCATCACCACCCTCGGCGGCGCGGCCGGCGGGTTCCTGCTCCTCGTCACCCCGTCCGACGCCTTCACCGCGATCGTCCCGTGGCTGATCGGCGGTGCCGCCGTCGTCCTGATGGCGGGCCCGCGCCTGCGCCGCCTGGCCGAAGCCGCCGACCACCACGGCCTCCGCCCCGCCACCGCCGTCGGCGCGTTCTTCATCGGTGTCTACGGCGGCTACTTCGGGGCCGCCGCCGGTGTCCTCATGCTCGCCCTGCTCGTCTCGGTGTGGAGCCAGCCGCTCGCCCGGACGAACGCCGCGAAGAACCTGGTCACCGGGTCGGCGAACTTCCTCGCCGCGATCGTCTTCGCCGGCACCGGCAAAGTCGTCTGGCTCGCCGCCCTCGCCGTCTGCCTCGGTTCGCTCGGCGGCTCGTGGCTGGGCTCCACCCTCGTGCGCCACCTGCCGGCGACACCGCTGCGCATCGGGATCGGGATCGCCGGGCTGGGGCTGGCCGGCGTGCTCGGCTGGCAGGCTTACGCCTGA